One Mangrovimonas cancribranchiae DNA segment encodes these proteins:
- a CDS encoding RidA family protein, giving the protein MNEGTKVTPRGAYPHVKVVGDFIFVSGTSSRRADNTIAGVELIDEMNTKVLDAEVQTREVLKNIDKNLQTVGASLKDVVDVTTFLVNMNDFAGYNKAYAEFFEKATGPTRTTVAVHQLPHPDLLVEIKVMAYKKQK; this is encoded by the coding sequence ATGAACGAAGGAACTAAAGTAACCCCTCGTGGTGCCTATCCACACGTTAAAGTTGTAGGAGATTTTATTTTTGTATCAGGAACCAGTTCCCGTAGAGCAGATAATACCATCGCTGGTGTGGAGTTGATAGACGAAATGAATACTAAAGTATTAGACGCTGAAGTACAAACCAGAGAGGTTTTAAAAAACATCGATAAAAACTTACAAACTGTTGGTGCTAGTTTAAAAGACGTGGTAGATGTCACTACCTTTTTAGTCAATATGAACGATTTTGCTGGCTACAATAAAGCCTACGCCGAGTTTTTTGAGAAAGCTACTGGTCCAACAAGGACTACTGTTGCTGTTCATCAATTACCGCATCCCGATTTGTTGGTAGAAATAAAAGTAATGGCTTACAAGAAGCAAAAATAA
- a CDS encoding carboxypeptidase-like regulatory domain-containing protein → MKHILLFTFLLFSLLIYSQNDRIEIQGVIIADHNDVEGVTVYNLTTQKGTITQADGHFSLLVAEHDILEISALQFLPKTVRITKQTIETGILRILLIEQVNSLDEVLVFSSDLTGLLDVDLDNVQQVEVDPLGNMSLGDVKSMNFEIDHLTKVDNQLMKEGQFYNGVDFAALLSLFFKRKKKPIKNYRTYQPKKISYPKDISNKFSNQFIASQFKIPQDEVEAFYAFCYRKGFDDALLQPKNEVYLLEYFATMSQKYVTENKTIGKD, encoded by the coding sequence TTGAAACACATACTACTTTTTACATTTTTGTTATTTTCCTTATTAATATATTCTCAAAATGATAGAATTGAAATACAGGGCGTTATTATTGCTGACCATAACGATGTAGAAGGGGTAACGGTTTATAATTTAACCACCCAAAAAGGAACAATAACACAAGCCGACGGGCATTTTTCTTTGTTGGTTGCAGAGCATGACATTTTAGAAATATCGGCGCTACAATTTCTTCCAAAAACGGTTAGAATAACAAAGCAAACTATTGAGACGGGTATATTAAGAATATTATTAATAGAACAAGTGAATAGTTTAGATGAGGTTCTTGTATTCTCGTCAGATTTAACGGGTTTATTAGATGTAGACTTAGATAATGTACAACAGGTTGAAGTAGATCCTTTAGGAAATATGTCTTTAGGCGATGTTAAGAGCATGAATTTTGAAATAGACCATTTAACTAAAGTGGATAACCAACTTATGAAAGAAGGGCAATTTTATAACGGTGTAGATTTTGCCGCATTATTAAGTTTGTTTTTTAAACGTAAAAAGAAACCTATAAAAAACTATCGTACCTATCAGCCTAAAAAAATTAGTTATCCTAAAGATATTTCTAACAAATTTTCTAATCAATTTATAGCAAGTCAATTTAAAATCCCTCAAGATGAAGTAGAAGCCTTTTACGCGTTTTGCTACAGAAAGGGTTTTGATGATGCATTGTTACAGCCTAAGAACGAAGTGTATTTGTTGGAATACTTTGCGACGATGAGCCAAAAATATGTAACAGAAAATAAAACTATTGGAAAAGACTAA
- a CDS encoding aldehyde dehydrogenase, translated as MNIKNYINGNFHNPSSNNWIDNYNPSNGEVYGQIPNSSKEDIENAYIAAKSAFPSWSRTTLEERSRILLKISEGIEANLDKLAKAESKDNGKPISLAKAIDIPRASSNFRFFANAITQFASESHESVGMNAINYTLRQSIGVVGCISPWNLPLYLFTWKIAPAIAAGNCVVAKPSEVTPMTAYLLGEICNEAGLPKGVLNIVHGLGTSTGQAIIEHPDIKAISFTGGTATGAHIARTAAPMFKKLSLELGGKNPNIIFADCDYDDMLKTTVKSSFANQGQICLCGSRIFVEASIYEKFKTDFVKKVKQLKVGHPSKNDTNIGALVSKPHLEKVMDYIKIAKEENGKILCGGNQVTVTGFENGYYLEPTVIEVPTDECRVNQEEIFGPVVTIMPFKTEDDVLQMANKVKYGLSATLWTNDLKRTMRMSHQIQAGIVWVNTWLMRDLRTPFGGMKASGVGREGGFEALRFFTEPKNVCIKY; from the coding sequence ATGAACATAAAAAACTACATAAACGGTAACTTTCACAATCCATCTTCAAACAATTGGATAGATAATTATAACCCTTCAAACGGTGAAGTATATGGGCAAATTCCCAACTCTTCAAAAGAAGATATTGAAAACGCTTATATTGCTGCAAAATCAGCTTTTCCAAGTTGGTCGCGAACTACTTTGGAAGAACGCAGCCGTATTTTACTTAAAATTTCTGAAGGCATTGAAGCCAACCTCGACAAATTAGCTAAAGCTGAAAGCAAAGACAATGGCAAACCTATAAGTTTAGCCAAGGCTATAGATATTCCTAGAGCGTCGAGTAACTTTCGCTTTTTTGCCAATGCTATTACACAATTTGCTAGTGAAAGTCACGAAAGCGTTGGTATGAACGCCATAAACTATACCTTACGTCAATCCATTGGTGTGGTTGGTTGTATCTCACCTTGGAATCTTCCACTCTATTTATTTACTTGGAAGATTGCTCCAGCCATAGCGGCAGGAAACTGTGTTGTTGCCAAACCAAGCGAAGTCACGCCAATGACGGCTTACTTATTAGGTGAAATCTGTAATGAAGCGGGGCTACCAAAAGGCGTTTTAAACATTGTTCATGGTTTAGGAACCTCGACAGGACAAGCCATAATTGAGCACCCAGATATTAAAGCCATTTCGTTTACTGGTGGAACGGCAACAGGAGCTCATATTGCTAGAACTGCTGCGCCAATGTTTAAAAAACTGTCTTTGGAATTAGGCGGCAAAAACCCTAACATTATTTTTGCAGATTGCGATTATGACGATATGCTGAAAACAACCGTGAAATCATCGTTCGCCAATCAAGGTCAAATTTGTTTATGTGGCAGTCGTATTTTTGTGGAAGCCTCCATCTATGAGAAGTTCAAAACCGATTTTGTTAAAAAAGTAAAGCAACTCAAAGTTGGTCATCCATCTAAAAACGATACTAATATTGGTGCTTTGGTATCAAAACCGCACCTAGAAAAAGTAATGGATTATATAAAAATTGCCAAAGAAGAAAACGGCAAAATATTATGTGGCGGCAACCAGGTTACCGTAACAGGTTTTGAAAACGGCTATTATTTAGAACCAACCGTTATTGAAGTTCCAACAGATGAGTGTCGCGTGAACCAAGAAGAAATTTTTGGCCCAGTGGTTACCATAATGCCGTTTAAAACTGAAGACGATGTGCTACAAATGGCCAATAAAGTAAAATATGGGTTATCAGCCACATTATGGACAAACGATTTAAAACGCACCATGCGTATGAGCCATCAAATACAAGCTGGTATTGTTTGGGTAAACACTTGGCTAATGCGCGATTTACGTACTCCTTTTGGCGGCATGAAAGCCTCTGGCGTTGGTCGTGAAGGAGGCTTTGAAGCTTTACGCTTTTTTACCGAACCTAAAAATGTGTGCATTAAGTATTAA
- a CDS encoding O-methyltransferase, whose translation MHFLPEELDDYVVAHSEDEPQLLQELHRETYQKILQPRMLSGHYQGRILSMISKIVNPKTILEIGTYTGYSALCLLEGMQKEGALHTIDINEELVDFQRKYFDKSGRGHQIHQHLGNALNIIPELNNTFDLVFIDADKDNYPNYFNVIVDKLNPGGIILSDNVLWSGKVIQPVKKDDTSTKALLEYNRLLKEDSRIETVLLPIRDGLTISRKCSHDT comes from the coding sequence ATGCATTTCTTACCAGAAGAATTAGATGACTATGTGGTAGCTCACTCTGAAGACGAGCCACAACTATTGCAGGAACTACATAGAGAAACCTATCAAAAAATCCTGCAACCGCGTATGTTAAGCGGACATTATCAAGGGCGTATATTGAGTATGATTTCAAAAATAGTTAATCCAAAAACTATTCTAGAAATTGGCACCTACACAGGATATTCTGCTTTATGTCTTTTAGAAGGTATGCAAAAAGAAGGTGCATTACATACTATTGATATTAACGAAGAGCTTGTCGATTTTCAACGAAAATATTTTGACAAATCAGGACGAGGACATCAAATTCATCAACATTTAGGTAATGCCTTAAATATTATTCCTGAATTAAATAATACCTTTGATTTAGTATTTATTGATGCTGATAAAGATAATTACCCCAATTATTTCAATGTTATTGTTGACAAATTAAATCCTGGCGGCATTATTTTATCGGATAATGTATTATGGAGTGGCAAAGTTATTCAACCTGTTAAAAAGGATGATACATCCACCAAAGCTTTATTAGAATACAATAGGTTACTAAAAGAAGATTCTCGTATAGAAACCGTATTACTACCTATTAGAGACGGCTTAACAATTAGTAGAAAATGCAGTCATGACACCTAA
- a CDS encoding DUF6702 family protein: protein MKTYIKYISLPLLLFFLAFGMHKYYVSVTQIEYVKEQSSVQIITRIFIDDLENVLKKRYDKNISLKYKNESEKVNYYIERYLKSKMSIKINGEEQMINFIGKEYDVDIAICYLEIEDVKSIKTFEISNEVLFDMFKEQKNVIRTNINSKNKSFILIKENDKAMLNFNEKP, encoded by the coding sequence ATGAAAACATACATTAAATACATAAGTTTACCATTGTTGTTGTTCTTTTTAGCCTTTGGTATGCACAAATACTATGTAAGTGTTACCCAAATTGAATACGTAAAAGAGCAGTCATCAGTACAAATAATTACCCGCATTTTTATTGATGATTTAGAAAATGTGCTAAAAAAGCGTTACGATAAAAATATCAGCTTGAAATATAAAAACGAATCCGAAAAAGTAAACTATTACATAGAGCGCTACCTAAAAAGCAAAATGAGCATTAAAATTAATGGCGAAGAGCAAATGATAAACTTTATAGGGAAAGAATACGATGTCGATATTGCTATCTGTTATCTTGAAATAGAAGATGTTAAGAGTATAAAAACTTTCGAAATTTCCAATGAGGTTTTATTTGATATGTTCAAAGAACAGAAGAATGTAATACGAACAAATATTAATTCTAAAAATAAGAGTTTTATACTTATAAAAGAAAATGATAAAGCTATGTTAAACTTTAACGAAAAACCGTAG
- a CDS encoding twin-arginine translocase TatA/TatE family subunit has product MIQEATFLFIGTTEVVFILFIVVMVFGADKIPEIAKGMGKGLRMLRDASNDIKSEITKSAEKNGIDTSITKDVQDELNKVKDDLEDFTGSVRRKM; this is encoded by the coding sequence GTGATACAAGAAGCAACATTTTTATTTATAGGAACTACAGAGGTTGTTTTTATCCTTTTTATTGTAGTTATGGTCTTTGGTGCCGATAAAATTCCAGAGATAGCTAAAGGTATGGGGAAAGGTTTGCGAATGCTTCGTGATGCTTCAAACGACATCAAGTCAGAAATTACCAAAAGTGCCGAAAAAAACGGTATTGATACTAGTATTACGAAAGATGTTCAAGACGAACTCAACAAAGTAAAAGACGATCTTGAAGATTTTACAGGTTCTGTAAGACGAAAGATGTAA
- a CDS encoding redoxin domain-containing protein encodes MTPKISSIVVQDFEHNSIDLLSTYQDQNLLLLLYNNQCLGCTGRAIPLAYKLQNMFPNITVIGIHSNFNNEKTTEDDIKSIFTTKQLPFPIYLDENHVTYDAFNSEGTPQWLIINKDNTLYRSIFGSQANAENRLLYALESLA; translated from the coding sequence ATGACACCTAAAATTAGTTCCATCGTTGTTCAAGATTTTGAGCATAATAGTATAGATCTTCTTTCTACTTATCAAGACCAGAACTTGTTACTTTTACTCTATAACAATCAATGTTTAGGGTGTACAGGACGTGCCATTCCGTTAGCATACAAACTTCAAAATATGTTTCCAAACATAACAGTAATTGGGATTCATTCTAACTTCAATAACGAGAAAACTACTGAAGATGACATAAAAAGTATTTTCACAACTAAACAACTACCTTTTCCTATCTATTTAGATGAAAATCATGTTACTTACGATGCTTTTAATAGTGAAGGCACGCCGCAATGGCTTATTATAAACAAAGATAATACACTGTATCGCTCTATTTTTGGATCGCAAGCTAATGCTGAAAACAGACTGCTTTACGCTTTAGAAAGTTTAGCGTAA
- a CDS encoding M1 family metallopeptidase, with protein MKIFKRLFLSIMFLSAATFAQEQEAQEIKQGHTNNNKFKQMYDEFSTPNMYRAASGAPGHAYYQQQADYKMDIELDDKNARLYGNETITYTNNSPDQLNYLWVQLDQNMRAKDSKTPLIEGSGVAPANQTSSFANNYMTEPFDGGFNIQEVKAKGKDLPHMINRTMMRVELPEPLESGDSFEFSIKWWYNINDHVNGRGRSGYEYFPEDGNRAYVIAQFYPRMAVYNDVEGWQNSQFWGRDEFALPFGDFEVNITVPADHILDATGKLTNRKEVFSKEMMKRYEKAKKSYDEPVLIVTQDEAEKAEKAFSEDKKTWKFYAENVRDYGFATSRKFIWDMMAVKIGDKDAMAVSLYPKEGNPLWEEWSTKAVASTLKSYSRMTFDYPYHKAISVHAKNQGMEYPMICWNYGRPDEEGNYSDRTKYGMMSVIIHEVGHNFFPMIVNSDERQWTWMDEGLNTFVQYVAEQDFGKWYPDALSEGHDTYPSRRGPAAKIVPYMGGDQNYIAPIMTKGLNTYQFGNNAYGKPATALNILRETVMGEELFDYAFREYSQRWMFKHPTPEDFFRTMEDASAFDLDWFWRGWFYTTDWVDIGVKEVKKYYVSSEPNEYVKNIVKQRGMKMSDLPPLVYMVEDGSEEYKESMKDQDLLDIPTVKEYVMDNFSEEEQKNIKQPKYFYNVTFEKPGGLVMPIIVEYSYADGTSKTEHYPAQIWRYNDNEVSKAIASDKEIVGITVDPNLETADVDTSNNSWPQQEEQSAFDKFKEKVKD; from the coding sequence ATGAAGATTTTTAAGAGATTATTCCTTTCAATTATGTTTTTGTCAGCAGCTACTTTCGCTCAAGAACAGGAAGCCCAGGAAATAAAACAAGGGCACACAAATAATAACAAGTTTAAACAAATGTACGATGAGTTTTCAACGCCAAACATGTATCGTGCAGCTTCAGGTGCGCCAGGTCATGCGTATTACCAACAACAAGCAGACTATAAAATGGATATCGAGTTAGACGATAAAAACGCTAGACTTTATGGTAATGAAACCATTACCTATACCAATAACTCACCAGATCAATTAAACTATTTATGGGTGCAATTAGATCAAAATATGCGCGCTAAAGATTCTAAAACCCCACTTATTGAAGGTAGCGGTGTTGCTCCAGCAAATCAAACGTCTTCATTTGCAAATAATTATATGACAGAACCTTTTGATGGAGGTTTTAACATTCAAGAAGTAAAAGCAAAAGGTAAAGATTTACCACACATGATTAACAGAACTATGATGCGTGTTGAACTTCCAGAACCATTAGAATCTGGTGATAGTTTTGAGTTTTCAATTAAATGGTGGTATAACATAAACGATCACGTTAATGGTCGTGGACGTTCTGGGTATGAATATTTTCCAGAAGACGGCAATAGAGCTTATGTAATTGCGCAGTTTTACCCAAGAATGGCGGTTTATAACGATGTAGAAGGATGGCAAAACTCTCAATTTTGGGGACGCGATGAGTTTGCGTTACCATTTGGTGATTTTGAAGTAAATATTACTGTTCCTGCAGACCATATACTGGATGCTACAGGAAAGTTAACCAACCGTAAAGAAGTCTTTTCAAAAGAGATGATGAAACGTTACGAAAAGGCTAAAAAATCTTACGATGAACCTGTTTTAATTGTAACTCAGGACGAAGCAGAAAAAGCAGAAAAAGCATTTTCAGAAGATAAAAAAACATGGAAATTTTATGCCGAAAATGTTCGTGATTACGGTTTCGCAACATCACGTAAGTTTATCTGGGATATGATGGCCGTTAAAATAGGCGATAAAGATGCTATGGCGGTGTCTTTATACCCAAAAGAAGGAAACCCATTATGGGAAGAATGGTCTACAAAAGCGGTTGCAAGTACGTTAAAATCGTATTCAAGAATGACCTTCGATTACCCATATCATAAAGCCATTTCTGTACATGCCAAAAATCAAGGTATGGAATATCCTATGATTTGCTGGAATTATGGTCGTCCAGATGAAGAAGGAAATTATAGCGACAGAACAAAATACGGTATGATGAGTGTTATTATACATGAAGTTGGACATAACTTTTTCCCAATGATTGTGAATAGTGACGAGCGTCAATGGACCTGGATGGACGAAGGTTTAAACACCTTTGTGCAATATGTAGCAGAGCAAGATTTTGGTAAATGGTATCCAGATGCTTTATCTGAAGGGCACGACACGTATCCGTCACGTCGTGGGCCAGCAGCCAAAATTGTCCCTTACATGGGCGGCGATCAAAATTATATCGCGCCAATTATGACCAAAGGACTTAATACCTATCAATTTGGAAATAACGCTTACGGAAAACCAGCAACAGCATTAAATATTTTGCGCGAAACGGTTATGGGTGAAGAGCTATTTGATTATGCTTTTAGAGAGTACTCACAACGCTGGATGTTTAAACATCCAACACCAGAAGATTTCTTTAGAACTATGGAAGATGCCTCGGCATTCGATTTAGATTGGTTTTGGAGAGGTTGGTTTTACACAACCGATTGGGTAGATATAGGTGTAAAAGAGGTTAAAAAATACTATGTGTCTTCAGAACCTAACGAATATGTGAAGAATATCGTTAAACAGCGTGGTATGAAAATGAGTGATTTACCACCTTTAGTGTATATGGTAGAAGATGGTAGCGAGGAATATAAGGAAAGCATGAAAGACCAAGATTTATTGGATATTCCTACAGTTAAGGAGTATGTTATGGATAACTTTTCTGAAGAAGAACAAAAAAACATCAAGCAACCTAAGTACTTCTATAATGTAACATTTGAAAAACCAGGAGGTTTAGTCATGCCAATAATTGTAGAATATTCGTATGCCGATGGCACGTCAAAAACCGAACATTATCCAGCGCAAATATGGCGTTATAACGATAACGAGGTTAGTAAAGCCATAGCGTCAGATAAAGAGATAGTAGGTATAACGGTAGATCCTAATTTAGAAACGGCCGATGTAGATACTTCTAATAATTCCTGGCCACAGCAAGAGGAACAAAGTGCTTTTGATAAGTTTAAAGAAAAAGTAAAAGACTAA
- a CDS encoding amidohydrolase family protein — MKQKRKLRINGHSHLLPYPEEIPQFMKDKGIFWVDKDRKFMLQKDWNRPITDSSFFLNEKLAWMERFKIDHAVVLNLSQLYGNGLRLEEMKQALRFQNDFNGRIQAENPGKFTCGFVVHPGFVRGACWEIERCVEELGMRLLCLPTHYMDTIGTWRCIFDEENEPIFELADKYNLAVEIHPYDGEKFIKLENTAWRFHLIWMLAQCADAYHFLTLNGYYEKYPNMRVCFAHGGQLAQINLGRRIQGFDGRHDLFEGKVHPRKAVGHKNIFFDTLVHDTNSLDLLIKNQGSKQVLIGLDDPYPLGEMESLPQSSYPGKILDLAIERDIINETEKDAMWEDNVLQWLYGDDEKGKQDLTNKILG, encoded by the coding sequence ATGAAACAAAAACGCAAATTACGTATAAACGGCCATTCGCATTTATTGCCTTACCCAGAGGAAATCCCTCAATTTATGAAGGACAAAGGCATTTTCTGGGTAGACAAAGACCGGAAATTTATGCTTCAAAAAGATTGGAATAGACCAATAACCGATTCCAGCTTCTTTTTGAATGAAAAATTGGCTTGGATGGAACGCTTTAAGATTGACCACGCTGTGGTTTTAAACTTATCGCAACTCTATGGTAATGGCTTGCGTTTGGAGGAAATGAAACAAGCGTTGCGTTTTCAAAATGATTTTAACGGTCGTATTCAAGCTGAAAATCCAGGAAAATTCACTTGTGGTTTTGTTGTTCACCCAGGGTTCGTACGTGGTGCGTGTTGGGAGATTGAACGTTGTGTTGAAGAATTAGGTATGCGTTTATTGTGTTTACCAACACATTACATGGACACCATTGGTACATGGCGTTGTATTTTTGATGAAGAAAACGAACCTATTTTTGAACTGGCTGACAAATACAATCTTGCTGTAGAAATTCATCCGTATGATGGTGAAAAGTTCATTAAGTTAGAAAACACGGCTTGGCGATTCCACCTTATTTGGATGCTCGCACAATGCGCCGATGCGTATCACTTTTTAACCTTAAATGGGTATTACGAAAAATACCCTAACATGCGTGTATGTTTTGCTCATGGTGGTCAATTAGCACAAATTAACCTAGGAAGACGTATTCAAGGGTTTGATGGGCGCCACGATTTGTTTGAAGGCAAAGTGCACCCAAGAAAGGCTGTTGGCCATAAAAACATCTTTTTTGACACTTTAGTCCACGATACTAATTCTTTAGACTTACTTATAAAAAATCAAGGTTCTAAACAGGTATTAATAGGCTTAGATGATCCCTATCCGTTAGGTGAAATGGAAAGTTTACCACAATCATCTTACCCAGGAAAAATATTAGACTTAGCCATAGAACGTGACATTATAAATGAAACGGAAAAAGATGCTATGTGGGAAGATAACGTATTGCAATGGCTTTATGGCGATGACGAAAAAGGCAAGCAAGACTTGACAAACAAAATTTTAGGGTAA
- a CDS encoding 3-hydroxyanthranilate 3,4-dioxygenase → MSNLVTPLNFKEWIDENRHLLKPPVGNKCVWPNGDYIVMVVGGPNSRKDYHYNETPEFFYQLEGDMVLKIMNNGKPEDVHIKEGDIYLLPPKVPHSPQRQADTVGLVIEYPRPDGVNDALEWYCENCNELLYREEFPLDNIETDMPVIFDKYYSNEEKRTCNNCSEVMHPPKK, encoded by the coding sequence ATGAGCAATTTAGTAACCCCTTTGAATTTTAAAGAATGGATTGACGAAAACCGCCATTTATTAAAGCCGCCTGTTGGCAACAAATGTGTATGGCCAAACGGAGATTACATTGTAATGGTTGTTGGTGGACCAAATAGCCGAAAAGATTATCATTATAACGAAACACCAGAATTTTTCTATCAGCTAGAAGGCGATATGGTGTTAAAAATAATGAATAATGGTAAACCGGAAGATGTTCATATTAAAGAAGGAGATATTTATTTATTACCGCCTAAGGTACCGCATTCGCCACAGCGACAAGCAGACACTGTGGGCTTAGTAATAGAATATCCGCGTCCAGACGGTGTAAACGATGCCTTGGAATGGTATTGTGAGAACTGCAACGAGTTGTTATATCGCGAGGAATTTCCGTTAGACAATATTGAAACCGATATGCCTGTGATTTTTGACAAATATTACAGTAACGAAGAAAAACGTACCTGTAACAATTGTAGCGAAGTGATGCATCCTCCCAAAAAATAA
- a CDS encoding SDR family oxidoreductase, whose amino-acid sequence MNLNINNKNALVCGSTAGIGKATAIALANEGANVTLIARNEDKLKAVLAELPHSQNHSYIVADFSNPETLQQKVADFVANNQGFHILVNNTGGPAGGPIFEAKLEEFQNAFTQHLKCNHVLAQTLVPFMKKEGFGRIVNVISTSVKQPLDGLGVSNTIRGAVANWSKTLANELGQFGITVNNVLPGATGTERLTEIIKNKSAKTGKTEDEAANAMKQAVPAKRFAKPEELAYAITFLASECASYINGINLPVDGGRTKSL is encoded by the coding sequence ATGAATCTAAATATAAACAACAAAAACGCTTTGGTTTGCGGAAGCACAGCTGGTATTGGAAAAGCCACAGCAATAGCTCTAGCTAATGAAGGCGCAAACGTAACACTTATAGCAAGAAACGAAGACAAACTAAAAGCTGTTTTAGCAGAATTACCACATTCTCAAAACCACAGCTACATTGTAGCTGATTTTTCAAATCCAGAAACTTTACAACAAAAAGTTGCAGACTTTGTTGCCAACAACCAAGGGTTTCATATTTTAGTTAATAATACTGGTGGACCAGCTGGCGGACCAATATTTGAAGCCAAACTAGAGGAGTTTCAAAATGCCTTTACACAACATTTAAAGTGTAATCACGTCTTAGCGCAAACCTTAGTACCTTTTATGAAAAAAGAAGGTTTTGGACGTATTGTTAATGTGATTTCCACTTCGGTTAAACAACCTTTGGATGGCCTTGGTGTAAGTAATACCATTCGTGGCGCTGTAGCCAATTGGAGTAAAACCCTGGCTAACGAATTAGGACAATTTGGTATTACCGTAAACAATGTCTTGCCAGGTGCCACAGGAACCGAACGCTTAACAGAAATTATAAAAAATAAATCGGCTAAAACTGGAAAAACCGAAGATGAAGCTGCTAATGCTATGAAACAAGCCGTTCCAGCAAAACGTTTTGCTAAGCCTGAAGAGTTGGCTTATGCCATTACTTTTTTAGCTAGTGAATGTGCTAGTTACATTAACGGAATTAACCTTCCTGTTGATGGTGGACGAACAAAATCTTTGTAA
- a CDS encoding NAD(P)/FAD-dependent oxidoreductase — MTKQQNILIIGAGLCGSLLALRLGQRGYNVTVMEKRPDMRKVDISAGRSINLAFSDRGIKAMNLVGILDKVMPLCIPMKGRMLHDVEGNTVLAPYSGREDEYINSISRGGLNELLLTEAEKHDNVNIHFNKKCLSVDFEKTTALFKDYDTKKEFIEDADVIFATDGAGSALRKSYYLGKKFLFSFSQDWLSHGYKELSILPGENGSYKTFKNALHIWGREAFMLIALPNLDGSFTVTLFLSFDEGEYNFNNLTTKERVLEFFEKYFKDALELMPNLVDDFFENPTSPLGTVKCSPWHFKGNTLLMGDAAHAIVPFYGQGMNASFEDVTEFDKVLDEGHQDWETIFKVYEANRKKDTDAIADLAIDNFYEMKGHVNHPNFREKRNLEMAFEKEFPTEYSSKYSLVTFNEDIGYRDAMLRGRAQDKAILNMLADGTLNINDDLKSNLEKVTTETDNILEDDRIAGLKS, encoded by the coding sequence ATGACTAAACAACAAAACATACTTATTATTGGTGCTGGACTTTGTGGTTCTCTCCTAGCCTTACGCTTAGGACAACGCGGCTACAATGTAACCGTTATGGAAAAACGTCCAGATATGCGAAAAGTAGACATTAGCGCTGGCCGATCCATAAACTTAGCATTTTCAGATCGCGGTATTAAAGCTATGAACCTGGTTGGCATTTTAGATAAAGTCATGCCACTTTGCATTCCAATGAAAGGACGAATGCTTCACGATGTAGAAGGCAACACCGTTTTAGCGCCATATAGTGGTCGTGAAGACGAATACATAAACTCTATTTCTCGTGGTGGTTTAAACGAATTATTACTCACCGAAGCCGAAAAGCACGATAATGTTAACATTCATTTCAATAAAAAATGTTTGTCGGTTGATTTTGAAAAAACCACAGCGCTTTTCAAAGATTATGATACTAAAAAGGAATTTATAGAAGACGCCGACGTTATTTTTGCCACAGATGGTGCTGGCTCAGCACTTCGTAAAAGTTATTATTTAGGTAAAAAGTTCCTCTTTAGCTTTTCGCAAGACTGGTTGTCTCACGGATACAAAGAACTTAGTATTCTCCCTGGAGAAAACGGTAGTTACAAAACCTTTAAAAATGCGCTTCATATTTGGGGACGCGAAGCGTTTATGCTTATTGCATTACCTAATTTAGATGGTAGTTTTACGGTCACTTTATTTTTAAGTTTTGATGAAGGCGAATACAATTTTAACAATTTAACGACTAAAGAACGCGTCTTGGAGTTCTTTGAGAAGTATTTTAAAGATGCCTTGGAATTAATGCCCAACTTGGTAGATGATTTCTTTGAAAACCCAACTTCGCCATTAGGCACTGTAAAATGCTCGCCTTGGCATTTCAAAGGTAACACCTTGTTAATGGGTGATGCCGCGCACGCCATTGTTCCATTTTACGGCCAAGGTATGAATGCCTCGTTTGAAGATGTTACCGAGTTTGACAAAGTGTTGGATGAAGGACATCAAGATTGGGAAACCATTTTTAAAGTTTACGAAGCCAACAGAAAAAAAGACACCGATGCCATTGCCGACTTAGCGATTGACAATTTCTATGAAATGAAAGGTCACGTTAACCATCCTAATTTCAGAGAAAAACGAAACTTAGAAATGGCTTTTGAAAAAGAATTTCCAACCGAATATTCCTCAAAATATTCCTTAGTAACCTTTAATGAAGATATTGGCTATCGCGATGCTATGCTTCGTGGTCGGGCTCAAGACAAAGCTATTTTAAATATGCTAGCAGATGGCACGTTAAACATAAACGACGACTTAAAATCGAATTTAGAAAAAGTAACAACCGAAACCGACAACATTCTAGAAGACGATAGAATTGCTGGTTTAAAATCATAA